The genomic segment cctatcgagtcttatAAACAAGATgacgtcgacgggtgatctactgatggtattgtgtgtataaaatgaactttttaataaacaatccgtacacttacaaagttatcaatgcctcgttttaaatgttaagacccttataatactaccaaagaagtgtcgggctacttttagccttttaagtggttttaaaatagcgatttagtttttaccataacacatgctCCTATCGGTCCAAGTTTATAgcattttgatagaatcggctaaaaacagccaatatgcgttttttgtgctccaaaacgaaggttccaactcgttatcataccaaacatatcccaaatccacaGATTTGTCCTTTAATGTGAACGACAATGGCAAAATTGAGACTTGTAAAGTTGAGACAAACTTTCAGTAGAAATCAAAGTAGGATTGCAGAGAtggattgttttgtttgtttgttagcttttttgtattttagagTGGTATGCCCACTGGCCTTTGCCAACAATAGGCCCATGATTTTGTAGCAAAGTATTATCCGTGCTGTTGCATGTCCTTTCCACTAGATGGCAATGAAAACTCAAGAATGGAGATCATTGTTGGGTTGGCAGACTTCTAGCGTTGGCAGAATTCTATTTTTCTTGTTTCTTGTTTCGTGGTGTGTTGAAATTGTCTGAGGGAATGAAGGTTTTTGTTGTTGGCTATTATTTTCCCAGTAATAAGGCTTAATTGAATGTTTAGGGAACATGGTGTCAGGGTTGTCATAACTTCCAAAGCTTTAAAAAGATCTGGGGCTTTTGAAGTGAGATTCAGGGCTTCAGTCCCGAAAGCCACCCCCCTGCTCCGCGGCTGGAAATGCCCATTTCCTGAACTCTGAAAGGGCTTGGATGTAATGTAttcttcctcctcatcatcatcaggcctaAAGCCCCTGATGGAGCAAAAGGCGGTTGGACATTCCCCTTTTCATTCACCAACCAAAAGTGAGGCTTCCTCTGTGACAAGTCCAGCAGAGGTAGGCGCAACATACACATAGCAAGaacacacctttatgattcaatgtGTCTAGAATGGGGGTTGacaactagggcccgaccgatttatcggcctgccgatttaatcggccgattatagcctttttgaaaataatcggcatcggccaaaaagacgcagatcaatttttataaatgttattgcgattagtatcctgcagattgcgctcctactcgccttgctaactaacaactttagctggagtaaaaaagaggagattgaattttaccgtacaacatgaaagcacgctcgctcaggcagctgcgcgctcacctcaccaatgtacacaagacgcgttgtttgagcatgttgtgcctgtttttctttaggtcccaggccatgttaatttgttatactgtagactctaacggtgagaccatactgctcagcacgcacgtgttagtcactgctcacgagcgcagcacattgggagttagttatttattttacattttacattacactcatttttgactgtaaatgtattctaaaacactcaaaggttctgcattcaattcacatatttgtcaaaagtgtttaaagtatatttaaggtatcaaaaactacgttttatatatatatatatatatatttttttttttaatcggccgattaaatcgtaatcgtaatttttctctgaaaataatcggcatcggcactcaaaaatcaatatcggtcgggccctattgACAACCTTTCTGTGCAAATGCAAGAATATGTCTTGCGTGTTTCCCTCTTTACGACAAGCAGGAGACCCCCGATATCATTTTAATCAAGATTGAAGAGGATATCAGTGGATGCAGGACAGCAGGTGAGTCATAAATATTGCAGCCTTGATTCTAGGCTGCCGACCGGATTCTACCTGCGCTAAAAGGCTGATCCTCTTTTGAAAACGCATCATGACCAGAGCTCTGATAAAACACAAGTAtaacttgggagttgcatttcaaagattgAAACAGTCAAGAGGCCAGAACCGGTTCAAGACGAATGCCTCATGACCTGGTTTATCAGTTGGTTCCAGTCATACCTCACAAACAGGACAGAATACATCTCCCTGGGACACTCCAAATCAAACCCACACACGCTTGCGGtttcccccaggggtcagtcctTGGCCCccatcctctccatccctcatcCTCCTTGGTCAGGTCATCAGCTGCCATTGTTTTTCATTCCACTGCTACGCCGACGACACACAGCTCTATTGCAGCTGCAACCCCACCCTCATCATCACCGTTGTCCCCGTCAAAACTCACCACGTGTCTGGTGGAGATAATGGTATGAATGGAGCACAACTTCCCCCTACTCAACAGCTCAATAACCGAGCCATCCTAGTCGGCACCCCCCACCAGACCAAATCATCATCCATAACCAGCATTACCTTTTCTGGCTCCgatatccctctctcctcagcaCTCACAACTCTTGGTGTGAAAAATTGACCCCCAACTCACCTTTGAATCCCATATCAAACACCTGCACGACCTCCTTCTATCACCACAATATTTCCAAACTTCGCCCCATTCTCTCCCTCACAAATGCCGAAAAACTGGTCCAAGTCGtcgttttatattttttaaacctTTCTATTTTTAACAAAACTGCTTATTTTAGTTATTTCACTTACCCCAGAATTGGATATTTTTacttttaacctttttttttttttacctgtaGCCCTTTGAGATCTTTGGATGGGCAGTAtggataaaatgtattattagcGTTCTCCAACATAATTAAATGTAAAacttataaaaatgtaaatgttagaTTATCAGCTTACAGGGAATGGTACGTTTTCTCTTGTTATTGTCAATATACAAAACTTGTCTCTCTTGCGATGTTGTGCTCAGCTAGATTTGCGCTGGTATTTGTTCAGTATTATTATTCGAAAGTATTAATTACtttctgtctttgtttttcctgcctttggagaccgcagCACCCAGAGCGGAGTCACCGTGGAGAGTCTCCATGTGGACGCCGCTGGCTCCTCCCATGTGTTCAGTCAAAACGCGGAGCTGCGGATCCTGAGTGTCCACGGGCAAGGGGGGGGGCAACTGGTGTTGGaaggccatgacaccctcttcacatCTTCCGAAGtcgaggccctgaactcgctgtctgcggactgCAACGTGGCTAAGAGCCTGGACTGTGGCGAGCGGATGGATTGCCGCAAAGAGCTGGCTGTGCAGGTTAAAAAATTCCTTTATCATTTACCATCCAAAAGTGAGGCTTACTCTGTTGCATCTCCAGCAAACAACCATAGAAAGCACACACCTTTATGATTTCAATTTGTCGTTAGTGAGGATTGAAAACTTTTCTGTGCAAATGCAAGAATGTTATGTGTGTTTCCTGCTTAATGTGGAAAGCAGGAGAACCCTGACACCATTTTGatcaaggaggaagaggatattggtgtaTGCATGCCCCCTGTAGGTAAGTAATAACCATTTCAGCCATGATAGCAAGCAAACAACCTGGATCCACTGAGAATTTACTTGATTCTTCTTGCGCTAAAAAGCATGGACCACTTTTTAATCGACCAGGGCCCTGCTAAAACAGGAGTAAAACCTGAGAGCATTACAAAGAAGGTAACACCTTGGAGCCCAGAAGGTTATCAACACGGAGGCCACATGTGCTGTTTTATCATtttcaaacaataaataaattgagAAGCTGATAAATTTACACTAGCCCTTTCACACATGCGCTGTATGCCGGAAACCCTCCGGATTGTACCCTGAGGGGCAGTATGTGGGCACGCAAATGCCAGAATCTGCCCCTCTGGAGTTTACACACCCAGGCCCCTAGTGTAAAGGAGAGCTGGATAATTGATAACGAGGAAGATGGCCTTGTTGATGACTGCAGTACACCTTCTAAACCTTTGATGTTAAGTGTGTACAAGGTACATACTGTATCCCTTTGTGCAAATAATGAgttaataacatttattttatttttttcctctctgcagaagactgcaaTGACATCAGATACTGCAGCACACAACGCAGCGCCACCTCGGATAGTCTGCATccggacgcccctggctcctcccacatgtccggTCACAACGGGGAGCTGCGGATCCTGAGTGTCTGTGGACAAGGGGTGGGCCGGCTGGGgctggacggccatgacaccctcttcaccgcatCCGAAGTGGAAGCCCTAAGCTTGCTGTCCGTGGACCACAgtgtggccaagagcctggactgCGGCGAGCGGCTCGTCCACTGTGAGGAGCAAACTGGGCCTCGgggcggccgcaagggccggccctGTGTCTTCTGTGGCAAGGTTTTTCCCAACGCTTCCAAGATGACCATCCACATGCGTATACACACcagcgagaagccctacaggtgtgaccaatgcatgaagcgctt from the Gadus macrocephalus chromosome 7, ASM3116895v1 genome contains:
- the LOC132461656 gene encoding zinc finger protein 658-like isoform X3, yielding MSINMSPCGSTLEEQLSSIMDVLAKAAVSEISQLFSEGSATLQLQITQSREENEALRTRMKVMRSELFSLRLQTRSNASRAPSRCALARANLCKPRTTSLGNGLKPLMEQKAVGHSPFHSPTKSEASSVTSPAEETPDIILIKIEEDISGCRTADRSTQSGVTVESLHVDAAGSSHVFSQNAELRILSVHGQGGGQLVLEGHDTLFTSSEVEALNSLSADCNVAKSLDCGERMDCRKELAVQQENPDTILIKEEEDIGVCMPPVEDCNDIRYCSTQRSATSDSLHPDAPGSSHMSGHNGELRILSVCGQGVGRLGLDGHDTLFTASEVEALSLLSVDHSVAKSLDCGERLVHCEEQTGPRGGRKGRPCVFCGKVFPNASKMTIHMRIHTSEKPYRCDQCMKRFTQRCHLKIHMSIHSREKPYKCDQCMKGFRRRYDLKIHMRIHTREMP
- the LOC132461656 gene encoding zinc finger protein 112-like isoform X1, which codes for MSINMSPCGSTLEEQLSSIMDVLAKAAVSEISQLFSEGSATLQLQITQSREENEALRTRMKVMRSELFSLRLQTRSNASRAPSRCALARANLCKPRTTSLGNGLKPLMEQKAVGHSPFHSPTKSEASSVTSPAEQETPDIILIKIEEDISGCRTAAFGDRSTQSGVTVESLHVDAAGSSHVFSQNAELRILSVHGQGGGQLVLEGHDTLFTSSEVEALNSLSADCNVAKSLDCGERMDCRKELAVQENPDTILIKEEEDIGVCMPPVEDCNDIRYCSTQRSATSDSLHPDAPGSSHMSGHNGELRILSVCGQGVGRLGLDGHDTLFTASEVEALSLLSVDHSVAKSLDCGERLVHCEEQTGPRGGRKGRPCVFCGKVFPNASKMTIHMRIHTSEKPYRCDQCMKRFTQRCHLKIHMSIHSREKPYKCDQCMKGFRRRYDLKIHMRIHTREMP
- the LOC132461656 gene encoding zinc finger protein 112-like isoform X4; the encoded protein is MSINMSPCGSTLEEQLSSIMDVLAKAAVSEISQLFSEGSATLQLQITQSREENEALRTRMKVMRSELFSLRLQTRSNASRAPSRCALARANLCKPRTTSLGNGLKPLMEQKAVGHSPFHSPTKSEASSVTSPAEQETPDIILIKIEEDISGCRTAAFGDRSTQSGVTVESLHVDAAGSSHVFSQNAELRILSVHGQGGGQLVLEGHDTLFTSSEVEALNSLSADCNVAKSLDCGERMDCRKELAVQQENPDTILIKEEEDIGVCMPPVEDCNDIRYCSTQRSATSDSLHPDAPGSSHMSGHNGELRILSVCGQGVGRLGLDGHDTLFTASEVEALSLLSVDHSVAKSLDCGERLVHCEEQTGPRGGRKGRPCVFCGKVFPNASKMTIHMRIHTSEKPYRCDQCMKRFTQRCHLKIHMSIHSREKPYKCDQCMKGFRRRYDLKIHMRIHTREMP
- the LOC132461656 gene encoding zinc finger protein 112-like isoform X6, yielding MSINMSPCGSTLEEQLSSIMDVLAKAAVSEISQLFSEGSATLQLQITQSREENEALRTRMKVMRSELFSLRLQTRSNASRAPSRCALARANLCKPRTTSLGNGLKPLMEQKAVGHSPFHSPTKSEASSVTSPAEETPDIILIKIEEDISGCRTAAFGDRSTQSGVTVESLHVDAAGSSHVFSQNAELRILSVHGQGGGQLVLEGHDTLFTSSEVEALNSLSADCNVAKSLDCGERMDCRKELAVQQENPDTILIKEEEDIGVCMPPVEDCNDIRYCSTQRSATSDSLHPDAPGSSHMSGHNGELRILSVCGQGVGRLGLDGHDTLFTASEVEALSLLSVDHSVAKSLDCGERLVHCEEQTGPRGGRKGRPCVFCGKVFPNASKMTIHMRIHTSEKPYRCDQCMKRFTQRCHLKIHMSIHSREKPYKCDQCMKGFRRRYDLKIHMRIHTREMP
- the LOC132461656 gene encoding zinc finger protein 658-like isoform X2, translated to MSINMSPCGSTLEEQLSSIMDVLAKAAVSEISQLFSEGSATLQLQITQSREENEALRTRMKVMRSELFSLRLQTRSNASRAPSRCALARANLCKPRTTSLGNGLKPLMEQKAVGHSPFHSPTKSEASSVTSPAEQETPDIILIKIEEDISGCRTADRSTQSGVTVESLHVDAAGSSHVFSQNAELRILSVHGQGGGQLVLEGHDTLFTSSEVEALNSLSADCNVAKSLDCGERMDCRKELAVQQENPDTILIKEEEDIGVCMPPVEDCNDIRYCSTQRSATSDSLHPDAPGSSHMSGHNGELRILSVCGQGVGRLGLDGHDTLFTASEVEALSLLSVDHSVAKSLDCGERLVHCEEQTGPRGGRKGRPCVFCGKVFPNASKMTIHMRIHTSEKPYRCDQCMKRFTQRCHLKIHMSIHSREKPYKCDQCMKGFRRRYDLKIHMRIHTREMP
- the LOC132461656 gene encoding uncharacterized protein LOC132461656 isoform X9 yields the protein MSINMSPCGSTLEEQLSSIMDVLAKAAVSEISQLFSEGSATLQLQITQSREENEALRTRMKVMRSELFSLRLQTRSNASRAPSRCALARANLCKPRTTSLGNGLKPLMEQKAVGHSPFHSPTKSEASSVTSPAEQETPDIILIKIEEDISGCRTAAFGDRSTQSGVTVESLHVDAAGSSHVFSQNAELRILSVHGQGGGQLVLEGHDTLFTSSEVEALNSLSADCNVAKSLDCGERMDCRKELAVQKTAMTSDTAAHNAAPPRIVCIRTPLAPPTCPVTTGSCGS
- the LOC132461656 gene encoding zinc finger protein 112-like isoform X5, with protein sequence MEQKAVGHSPFHSPTKSEASSVTSPAEQETPDIILIKIEEDISGCRTAAFGDRSTQSGVTVESLHVDAAGSSHVFSQNAELRILSVHGQGGGQLVLEGHDTLFTSSEVEALNSLSADCNVAKSLDCGERMDCRKELAVQQENPDTILIKEEEDIGVCMPPVEDCNDIRYCSTQRSATSDSLHPDAPGSSHMSGHNGELRILSVCGQGVGRLGLDGHDTLFTASEVEALSLLSVDHSVAKSLDCGERLVHCEEQTGPRGGRKGRPCVFCGKVFPNASKMTIHMRIHTSEKPYRCDQCMKRFTQRCHLKIHMSIHSREKPYKCDQCMKGFRRRYDLKIHMRIHTREMP
- the LOC132461656 gene encoding zinc finger protein 112-like isoform X7, with product MEQKAVGHSPFHSPTKSEASSVTSPAEETPDIILIKIEEDISGCRTAAFGDRSTQSGVTVESLHVDAAGSSHVFSQNAELRILSVHGQGGGQLVLEGHDTLFTSSEVEALNSLSADCNVAKSLDCGERMDCRKELAVQQENPDTILIKEEEDIGVCMPPVEDCNDIRYCSTQRSATSDSLHPDAPGSSHMSGHNGELRILSVCGQGVGRLGLDGHDTLFTASEVEALSLLSVDHSVAKSLDCGERLVHCEEQTGPRGGRKGRPCVFCGKVFPNASKMTIHMRIHTSEKPYRCDQCMKRFTQRCHLKIHMSIHSREKPYKCDQCMKGFRRRYDLKIHMRIHTREMP
- the LOC132461656 gene encoding zinc finger protein 658-like isoform X8, which produces MQDSSTQSGVTVESLHVDAAGSSHVFSQNAELRILSVHGQGGGQLVLEGHDTLFTSSEVEALNSLSADCNVAKSLDCGERMDCRKELAVQQENPDTILIKEEEDIGVCMPPVEDCNDIRYCSTQRSATSDSLHPDAPGSSHMSGHNGELRILSVCGQGVGRLGLDGHDTLFTASEVEALSLLSVDHSVAKSLDCGERLVHCEEQTGPRGGRKGRPCVFCGKVFPNASKMTIHMRIHTSEKPYRCDQCMKRFTQRCHLKIHMSIHSREKPYKCDQCMKGFRRRYDLKIHMRIHTREMP